The proteins below come from a single Falco peregrinus isolate bFalPer1 chromosome Z, bFalPer1.pri, whole genome shotgun sequence genomic window:
- the DCP2 gene encoding m7GpppN-mRNA hydrolase isoform X4 yields the protein METKRAEIPSSVLDDLCSRFILHIPSEERDNAIRVCFQIELAHWFYLDFYMQNTPGLPQCGIRDFAKAVFNHCPFLLPQGEDVQKVLEQWKEYKMGVPTYGAIILDETLENVLLVQGYLAKSGWGFPKGKVNKEEAPHDCAAREVFEETGFDIKDCICKEDYIELRINDQLARLYIIPGVPKNTKFNPKTRREIRNIEWFSIDKLPCHRNDMTPKSKLGLAPNKFFMAIPFIRPLREWIAQRYGDSSDSDHGFPSTGSTPSKPNLEKARSKLRCSQQMFTDGFSGEQWVKPKQPQKPYSHPEMSEALKIKSQCLRSNGRRQYQDASSQKKRTNGVHSQPVKQNHTLKCEKRLNPRRLQDNFETDAAYEMCCSSEDPLPEHVEGHSVACNGHYKFAFSSRAFLSFKFDHDAIMKSFDL from the exons CCGATTCATTTTGCACATTCCAAGTGAGGAGAGAGACAATGCGATCAGAGTGTGCTTTCAAATCGAACTTGCCCATTGGTTTTACTTGGATTTCTACATGCAAAACACACCAGGATTACCTCAGTGTGGGATAAGAGACTTCGCTAAAGctg TCTTCAATCACTGCCCTTTTTTACTTCCTCAAGGTGAAGATGTACAAAAGGTTTTAGAACAGtggaaagaatataaaatggGAGTGCCAACGTATGGTGCGATTATTCTTGATGAGACGCTTGAAAAT GTTCTTTTGGTTCAGGGCTATTTAGCCAAGTCTGGATGGGGATTTCCAAAAGGGAAAGTAAATAAAGAGGAGGCTCCTCATGATTGTGCCGCTAGAGAG GTATTTGAAGAAACTGGGTTTGACATAAAAGATTGTATCTGCAAAGAAGATTACATTGAGTTGCGAATTAATGATCAGTTAGCACGGCTCTACATCATTCCAGGAGTTCCCAAGAACACAAAATTCAACCCCAAAACTAGAAGGGAAATTCGG AATATTGAGTGGTTTTCCATCGACAAATTACCGTGCCACAGAAATGACATGACCCCAAAGTCCAAGCTGGGTTTGGCACCAAACAAATTTTTTATGGCAATTCCCTTCATCAG GCCATTGAGGGAGTGGATTGCCCAAAGATATGGAGATTCCTCAGACAGCGACCATGGATTTCCATCTACAGGTAGCACACCCTCTAAGCCCAACTTGGAAAAAGCTAG ATCCAAACTTCGCTGTAGTCAGCAGATGTTTACAGATGGCTTTTCAGGAGAGCAGTGGGTGAAGCCGAAACAGCCACAGAAGCCATATAGTCATCCTGAGATGTCtgaagctttgaaaataaag AGTCAGTGCTTGAGGAGCAACGGCAGAAGGCAGTATCAAGATGCTTCCAGCCAAAAGAAGCGGACAAATGGAGTCCACAGTCAACCAGTTAAGCAAAACCATACCTTG aaatgtgaaaaaaggcTTAATCCAAGAAGACTTCAAGATAACTTTGAAACAG ATGCAGCATATGAGATGTGTTGCTCCAGTGAAGACCCACTGCCAGAACATGTAGAGGGGCATTCTGTGGCATGCAATGGCCATTACAAATTTGCTTTCTCATCAAGAGCTTTCTTGAGTTTCAAGTTTGACCATGATGCCATAATGAAAAGTTTTGACCTCTGA
- the DCP2 gene encoding m7GpppN-mRNA hydrolase isoform X3, which yields METKRAEIPSSVLDDLCSRFILHIPSEERDNAIRVCFQIELAHWFYLDFYMQNTPGLPQCGIRDFAKAVFNHCPFLLPQGEDVQKVLEQWKEYKMGVPTYGAIILDETLENVLLVQGYLAKSGWGFPKGKVNKEEAPHDCAAREVFEETGFDIKDCICKEDYIELRINDQLARLYIIPGVPKNTKFNPKTRREIRNIEWFSIDKLPCHRNDMTPKSKLGLAPNKFFMAIPFIRPLREWIAQRYGDSSDSDHGFPSTGSTPSKPNLEKARSKLRCSQQMFTDGFSGEQWVKPKQPQKPYSHPEMSEALKIKSQCLRSNGRRQYQDASSQKKRTNGVHSQPVKQNHTLKCEKRLNPRRLQDNFETADAAYEMCCSSEDPLPEHVEGHSVACNGHYKFAFSSRAFLSFKFDHDAIMKSFDL from the exons CCGATTCATTTTGCACATTCCAAGTGAGGAGAGAGACAATGCGATCAGAGTGTGCTTTCAAATCGAACTTGCCCATTGGTTTTACTTGGATTTCTACATGCAAAACACACCAGGATTACCTCAGTGTGGGATAAGAGACTTCGCTAAAGctg TCTTCAATCACTGCCCTTTTTTACTTCCTCAAGGTGAAGATGTACAAAAGGTTTTAGAACAGtggaaagaatataaaatggGAGTGCCAACGTATGGTGCGATTATTCTTGATGAGACGCTTGAAAAT GTTCTTTTGGTTCAGGGCTATTTAGCCAAGTCTGGATGGGGATTTCCAAAAGGGAAAGTAAATAAAGAGGAGGCTCCTCATGATTGTGCCGCTAGAGAG GTATTTGAAGAAACTGGGTTTGACATAAAAGATTGTATCTGCAAAGAAGATTACATTGAGTTGCGAATTAATGATCAGTTAGCACGGCTCTACATCATTCCAGGAGTTCCCAAGAACACAAAATTCAACCCCAAAACTAGAAGGGAAATTCGG AATATTGAGTGGTTTTCCATCGACAAATTACCGTGCCACAGAAATGACATGACCCCAAAGTCCAAGCTGGGTTTGGCACCAAACAAATTTTTTATGGCAATTCCCTTCATCAG GCCATTGAGGGAGTGGATTGCCCAAAGATATGGAGATTCCTCAGACAGCGACCATGGATTTCCATCTACAGGTAGCACACCCTCTAAGCCCAACTTGGAAAAAGCTAG ATCCAAACTTCGCTGTAGTCAGCAGATGTTTACAGATGGCTTTTCAGGAGAGCAGTGGGTGAAGCCGAAACAGCCACAGAAGCCATATAGTCATCCTGAGATGTCtgaagctttgaaaataaag AGTCAGTGCTTGAGGAGCAACGGCAGAAGGCAGTATCAAGATGCTTCCAGCCAAAAGAAGCGGACAAATGGAGTCCACAGTCAACCAGTTAAGCAAAACCATACCTTG aaatgtgaaaaaaggcTTAATCCAAGAAGACTTCAAGATAACTTTGAAACAG cAGATGCAGCATATGAGATGTGTTGCTCCAGTGAAGACCCACTGCCAGAACATGTAGAGGGGCATTCTGTGGCATGCAATGGCCATTACAAATTTGCTTTCTCATCAAGAGCTTTCTTGAGTTTCAAGTTTGACCATGATGCCATAATGAAAAGTTTTGACCTCTGA
- the DCP2 gene encoding m7GpppN-mRNA hydrolase isoform X1 → METKRAEIPSSVLDDLCRGTPPEVFVCERESRFILHIPSEERDNAIRVCFQIELAHWFYLDFYMQNTPGLPQCGIRDFAKAVFNHCPFLLPQGEDVQKVLEQWKEYKMGVPTYGAIILDETLENVLLVQGYLAKSGWGFPKGKVNKEEAPHDCAAREVFEETGFDIKDCICKEDYIELRINDQLARLYIIPGVPKNTKFNPKTRREIRNIEWFSIDKLPCHRNDMTPKSKLGLAPNKFFMAIPFIRPLREWIAQRYGDSSDSDHGFPSTGSTPSKPNLEKARSKLRCSQQMFTDGFSGEQWVKPKQPQKPYSHPEMSEALKIKSQCLRSNGRRQYQDASSQKKRTNGVHSQPVKQNHTLKCEKRLNPRRLQDNFETADAAYEMCCSSEDPLPEHVEGHSVACNGHYKFAFSSRAFLSFKFDHDAIMKSFDL, encoded by the exons CCGATTCATTTTGCACATTCCAAGTGAGGAGAGAGACAATGCGATCAGAGTGTGCTTTCAAATCGAACTTGCCCATTGGTTTTACTTGGATTTCTACATGCAAAACACACCAGGATTACCTCAGTGTGGGATAAGAGACTTCGCTAAAGctg TCTTCAATCACTGCCCTTTTTTACTTCCTCAAGGTGAAGATGTACAAAAGGTTTTAGAACAGtggaaagaatataaaatggGAGTGCCAACGTATGGTGCGATTATTCTTGATGAGACGCTTGAAAAT GTTCTTTTGGTTCAGGGCTATTTAGCCAAGTCTGGATGGGGATTTCCAAAAGGGAAAGTAAATAAAGAGGAGGCTCCTCATGATTGTGCCGCTAGAGAG GTATTTGAAGAAACTGGGTTTGACATAAAAGATTGTATCTGCAAAGAAGATTACATTGAGTTGCGAATTAATGATCAGTTAGCACGGCTCTACATCATTCCAGGAGTTCCCAAGAACACAAAATTCAACCCCAAAACTAGAAGGGAAATTCGG AATATTGAGTGGTTTTCCATCGACAAATTACCGTGCCACAGAAATGACATGACCCCAAAGTCCAAGCTGGGTTTGGCACCAAACAAATTTTTTATGGCAATTCCCTTCATCAG GCCATTGAGGGAGTGGATTGCCCAAAGATATGGAGATTCCTCAGACAGCGACCATGGATTTCCATCTACAGGTAGCACACCCTCTAAGCCCAACTTGGAAAAAGCTAG ATCCAAACTTCGCTGTAGTCAGCAGATGTTTACAGATGGCTTTTCAGGAGAGCAGTGGGTGAAGCCGAAACAGCCACAGAAGCCATATAGTCATCCTGAGATGTCtgaagctttgaaaataaag AGTCAGTGCTTGAGGAGCAACGGCAGAAGGCAGTATCAAGATGCTTCCAGCCAAAAGAAGCGGACAAATGGAGTCCACAGTCAACCAGTTAAGCAAAACCATACCTTG aaatgtgaaaaaaggcTTAATCCAAGAAGACTTCAAGATAACTTTGAAACAG cAGATGCAGCATATGAGATGTGTTGCTCCAGTGAAGACCCACTGCCAGAACATGTAGAGGGGCATTCTGTGGCATGCAATGGCCATTACAAATTTGCTTTCTCATCAAGAGCTTTCTTGAGTTTCAAGTTTGACCATGATGCCATAATGAAAAGTTTTGACCTCTGA
- the DCP2 gene encoding m7GpppN-mRNA hydrolase isoform X2 — protein METKRAEIPSSVLDDLCRGTPPEVFVCERESRFILHIPSEERDNAIRVCFQIELAHWFYLDFYMQNTPGLPQCGIRDFAKAVFNHCPFLLPQGEDVQKVLEQWKEYKMGVPTYGAIILDETLENVLLVQGYLAKSGWGFPKGKVNKEEAPHDCAAREVFEETGFDIKDCICKEDYIELRINDQLARLYIIPGVPKNTKFNPKTRREIRNIEWFSIDKLPCHRNDMTPKSKLGLAPNKFFMAIPFIRPLREWIAQRYGDSSDSDHGFPSTGSTPSKPNLEKARSKLRCSQQMFTDGFSGEQWVKPKQPQKPYSHPEMSEALKIKSQCLRSNGRRQYQDASSQKKRTNGVHSQPVKQNHTLKCEKRLNPRRLQDNFETDAAYEMCCSSEDPLPEHVEGHSVACNGHYKFAFSSRAFLSFKFDHDAIMKSFDL, from the exons CCGATTCATTTTGCACATTCCAAGTGAGGAGAGAGACAATGCGATCAGAGTGTGCTTTCAAATCGAACTTGCCCATTGGTTTTACTTGGATTTCTACATGCAAAACACACCAGGATTACCTCAGTGTGGGATAAGAGACTTCGCTAAAGctg TCTTCAATCACTGCCCTTTTTTACTTCCTCAAGGTGAAGATGTACAAAAGGTTTTAGAACAGtggaaagaatataaaatggGAGTGCCAACGTATGGTGCGATTATTCTTGATGAGACGCTTGAAAAT GTTCTTTTGGTTCAGGGCTATTTAGCCAAGTCTGGATGGGGATTTCCAAAAGGGAAAGTAAATAAAGAGGAGGCTCCTCATGATTGTGCCGCTAGAGAG GTATTTGAAGAAACTGGGTTTGACATAAAAGATTGTATCTGCAAAGAAGATTACATTGAGTTGCGAATTAATGATCAGTTAGCACGGCTCTACATCATTCCAGGAGTTCCCAAGAACACAAAATTCAACCCCAAAACTAGAAGGGAAATTCGG AATATTGAGTGGTTTTCCATCGACAAATTACCGTGCCACAGAAATGACATGACCCCAAAGTCCAAGCTGGGTTTGGCACCAAACAAATTTTTTATGGCAATTCCCTTCATCAG GCCATTGAGGGAGTGGATTGCCCAAAGATATGGAGATTCCTCAGACAGCGACCATGGATTTCCATCTACAGGTAGCACACCCTCTAAGCCCAACTTGGAAAAAGCTAG ATCCAAACTTCGCTGTAGTCAGCAGATGTTTACAGATGGCTTTTCAGGAGAGCAGTGGGTGAAGCCGAAACAGCCACAGAAGCCATATAGTCATCCTGAGATGTCtgaagctttgaaaataaag AGTCAGTGCTTGAGGAGCAACGGCAGAAGGCAGTATCAAGATGCTTCCAGCCAAAAGAAGCGGACAAATGGAGTCCACAGTCAACCAGTTAAGCAAAACCATACCTTG aaatgtgaaaaaaggcTTAATCCAAGAAGACTTCAAGATAACTTTGAAACAG ATGCAGCATATGAGATGTGTTGCTCCAGTGAAGACCCACTGCCAGAACATGTAGAGGGGCATTCTGTGGCATGCAATGGCCATTACAAATTTGCTTTCTCATCAAGAGCTTTCTTGAGTTTCAAGTTTGACCATGATGCCATAATGAAAAGTTTTGACCTCTGA